In Citrus sinensis cultivar Valencia sweet orange chromosome 4, DVS_A1.0, whole genome shotgun sequence, one DNA window encodes the following:
- the LOC102623189 gene encoding probable protein S-acyltransferase 15, translated as MKCQRFLSVPIIAVFLLLGFVYYITIFIFIKDWAGLQTSAGLLNALIFTLLLCLCVFSFSVAVATDPGHVPSAYVPDVEDDSGGASSDQELKKAAERRQCDKCSAYKPPRAHHCKVCRRCVLRMDHHCLWINNCVGHWNYKAFFLLVFYATSGSIYSMVMIITSAFHKNWDLDGRVPLKTFYVFCGTVMLALCLILGTLLGWHIYLIIHNMTTIEYHEGIRAAWLAKKSGLSYRHPFDVGVYKNISLVLGSNMLTWLCPTAISHLKDGTSFPTVRHTS; from the exons atgaaGTGCCAAAGATTTCTATCAGTCCCAATAATTGCTGTGTTTCTGCTGCTGGGTTTTGTATATTacataacaatatttatttttattaaagattGGGCGGGTTTGCAAACATCAGCTGGATTATTAAACGCTTTGATCTTCACTTTGTTGCTTTGTCTTTGTGtcttctctttctctgttGCTGTTGCCACTGACCCAGGTCACGTTCCTTCCGCTTACGTCCCTGATGTTGAAGATGATAGCGGTGGTGCCTCCTCTGATCAAGAACTCAAGAAAGCT GCTGAAAGAAGGCAATGCGACAAGTGCTCTGCATATAAGCCCCCAAGGGCCCATCATTGCAAGGTCTGCAGAAGGTGTGTCTTGAGGATG GATCATCATTGTCTGTGGATAAACAATTGTGTTGGACATTGGAACTATAAGGCCTTTTTCCTGCTTGTATTTTATGCTACCTCAGGCAGCATCTATTCCATG GTCATGATAATTACCTCTGCTTTTCACAAGAACTGGGATCTCGATGGAAGGGTTCCCCTAAAGACCTTTTAT GTTTTTTGTGGAACAGTGATGCTTGCATTGTGCTTAATCCTTGGAACTCTCTTGGGTTGGCACATCTACCTCATCATTCATAATATGACAACAATAGAG TATCATGAAGGAATACGAGCAGCATGGTTGGCTAAGAAATCTGGGCTGAGCTATCGACACCCATTTGATGTTGGTGTCTACAAAAACATTAGCTTG GTTTTGGGTTCAAACATGCTGACTTGGTTATGTCCTACGGCCATAAGCCATCTCAAAGATGGAACTAGCTTTCCAACTGTACGCCATACTTCATAG
- the LOC107177929 gene encoding zinc finger BED domain-containing protein DAYSLEEPER-like, which translates to MKLKELKRHPVVMMGYNKVVIKKKQGVREPSYVWGHFTKVTINGELKAKCNHCQAKLVAFGHNGTSHLDRHLKRPCKAKGIPSVFDSLQKTLSVTRQDDGTSCIKMREFDPIVARQKIATLVVKHELPLNFVKYDAFRDLMSYANPLVKNLGRNTLKSEIFKLYQAEKAKVMALLKNNDNSVAITTYMWTASNQKKGYVVVTGHFVDKS; encoded by the coding sequence ATGAAGTTGAAGGAGTTGAAGAGGCATCCCGTAGTGATGATGGGGTACAACAAagtagtaataaaaaaaaagcaaggtGTGCGAGAACCTTCTTATGTTTGGGGACACTTCACCAAGGTAACCATTAATGGTGAATTGAAGGCGAAATGTAATCATTGTCAAGCTAAGTTGGTAGCATTTGGTCATAATGGAACCTCCCATTTGGATAGACATTTGAAAAGACCATGTAAGGCAAAGGGTATTCCCTCAGTTTTTGATAGTTTACAAAAAACTCTTAGCGTGACAAGGCAAGATGATGGAACAAGTTGTATTAAGATGAGAGAATTTGATCCAATTGTTGCTCGGCAAAAGATAGCAACCTTGGTTGTAAAGCATGAGCTACCacttaattttgtgaaatatgaTGCATTTAGGGATTTGATGTCTTATGCCAACCCTTTGGTGAAGAATTTGGGTAGAAACACTTTAAAGAgtgagatttttaaattgtatcaagctgaaaaagcaaaagtaatGGCTTTGTTgaagaataatgataatagtGTGGCAATTACTACATACATGTGGACTGCAAGTAATCAAAAGAAGGGGTACGTGGTTGTTACAGGACATTTTGTGGACAAGTCTTGA